The genomic stretch caatttcgccaaaaaaaaatttttttttgttgttttgttttttcaattttttgaatgtatttgttcataaaaaataaatgttattggtaaacttgtcacttaacattgatttttacaattttttttcgtaaaacctacattttgcaaagtgttactggtcactttttgacatctatcaataaggatatttagactacgtcccatagcagcaacatcaccatcaaaaaggcctcgtacactatgtaacaataaaaacttgttttttttttttaattaataatatctctgaaactaggcgaatttcaaaatagtttataggacatttttgtctctaaatatgattaggtatacgctgttaaaattattcggtttactcatgttacaccgtgtatatattacTGAAATTTTATCAGCAGgcaactgaataaaataaacacaacaacaaagaagaagaaagattaatccaatttttaatttgaaatcaCATATTTGTTTTTTGGCCACCAATAGTTAatagtttcatagaagtttgatgtttaaaataacacttgcactgcatgtgctATCGAAATTAAATCATCAAGAAGAAAATTTTATCTTATAGACTTGTTAATAATCGTTCAAAGGAATTTTGCTTGTCTTATTCCTTGACTCAGACTTAAACTTACCTAAAAATGTAGAAGTGAAAGCGAAGAAAGGGTGGTTCCACAAGGACTGAGTTAGTGAGACTACTGGAGTCAACGGGTCTGTCAGCCAGTGCCACGCCGCGATCGCTGTACACACAGACACCACTGCCAGCAAGACTGCAAAAAAGGTATGAGAATTTCAAGTGTTGTAATAAAATATGGTTATAAAAACTTATGTGGCTTGAATGATACTTACTTCGCCACCTAGTCGTCGCCGGTTGCAAACATGCTATTACTTCAGTCAGTCGTCGTTCAAACGCTTTCAGATCTGTGAAATGTAAACACAAAAAACGCTTATTCGAAATTAATTTAATGACACAACAAATTTTAAAAGGGTATCTGTTCATTGATATGctttataaaatcaaagatttaCTTGTATACGCATGACCTTACAGTATTTTTAGCCGGCTTAACAGTAAAAATTAAAGGTCCGACTTGACAAAGATACTTTGGTCGAATGGCTAAGTTTGAGACTTACCATCGCACGCTGTTTGTTCGAGAGACATTTTACAGTATTTAATCTATTACTGTGTGATTTTAGTACCACTACATATTGTGAAGAATAAGAAAAATTACGAGTTTTCACGCGTAAAGATTAATCTCAATGAAAAGCAATATCAATATGCCAAATTGTATTTgacagtgacactgacagtcgTGGCATGACATGTGTTTTTACAGGTCTACCTACTTGAAGAATAATGTGCTCGTTTGTAAAGCATGCTATTCAATACGCTACATTCACTTCGCGGTTTGTTATCGCCTTGTATAAGGCAGCGTCACTTTCGTTCGCCATCCATATTAAGAAAAGAGATACAGATATTTCGGCATTGAGTGtatttatagttggtcaagcaaatcttgttttTGTCTGTCAAAAAATAGGGACAAAATTTtagttatagttggtcaagcaaagcttgtcagtagaaaaagacttTTTTGACAGTTCAAAAAGTTTGAGTACAATTTCAGAAAAACGCCTTTGCATCGTCCAACAAGATAGAAGTCCAAGGTTCAAACAAATTTCaattattcaataaaatttgaataaggtAGGCATTAAacaattaacttaatttaaataTGTGCTACAAATCGTAATCAATTGT from Cydia fagiglandana chromosome 11, ilCydFagi1.1, whole genome shotgun sequence encodes the following:
- the LOC134668515 gene encoding nuclear envelope phosphatase-regulatory subunit 1 homolog; this translates as MSLEQTACDDLKAFERRLTEVIACLQPATTRWRILLAVVSVCTAIAAWHWLTDPLTPVVSLTQSLWNHPFFAFTSTFLVLLFMMGVHRKVIAPSIVTARTRAVLNDFNMSCDDSGKLILKPRPANN